A single Carettochelys insculpta isolate YL-2023 chromosome 2, ASM3395843v1, whole genome shotgun sequence DNA region contains:
- the NPC1 gene encoding NPC intracellular cholesterol transporter 1 isoform X3: MSPMNNATKGCNESVDEVTGPCSCQDCSLVCGPKPQPPPPPAPWLLLGLDAMYVIMWISYVGFLLVFFAVIFGIWCYRKRHFVSEYTPIDSNIAFSVNSRQNSGEASFIERLSERFENCLRLTFMSWGAFCVRNPRPVVLFSVVFVAMCCSGLMYMKVTTNPVDLWSAPSSQARKEKQYFDTHFGPFFRTEQLIIRAPHSQPHIYSPYPSGDDVPFGPPLAKDILYEVLDLQNAIENLTASYENETVMLKDICLAPLAPYNKNCTILSVLNYFQNSYSGLNHSVGDEFYVFADYHTHFLYCVRAPASLNDTSLLHDSCLGTFGGPVFPWLVLGGYDGDNYNNATALVITFPVQNYYNETDKLMRALAWEKEFINFVKNYQNPNLTISFSAERSIEDEINRESRSDLSIVVISYAVMFLYISIALGHIKSCERFLVDSKISLGIAGILIVLSSIVCSLGIFSYFGIPLTLIVIEVIPFLVLAVGVDNIFIIVQTFQRDERLPGETLDKQIGRILGDVAPSILLSSFSETVAFFLGKKWTLSTMPAVRTFSLFAGMAVFIDFLLQITCFVSLLGLDVKRQEKNQMDILCCIKCGEEESRAQHSESLLFLFFKDFYSPYLLKDWMRPIVISLFVGILSFSIAVVHKVEIGLDQSLSMPDDSYVLDYFNYLSKYLHAGPPVYFVLEEGHNYSSLVGQNMVCGGVGCNNNSLVQQIFSAAEIDNYTRIGFPPSSWIDDYFDWVKPQSSCCRVYNSTGRFCNASVVDVSCIRCRPLTQEGKRRPQGEDFMKFLPMFLSDNPNPKCGKGGHAAYSAAVNFINNNSAVGATYFMTYHTVLKTSADFIDAMKKARLIADNITETMGIKEKNYRVFPYSVFYVFYEQYMTIVYDSIFNLCISLGSIFLVTTLLLGFEVWAAVMVSITIAMILVNMFGIMWLWGINLNAVSLVNLVMSCGISVEFCSHVTRAFTVSTKGSRLERAEEALSHMGSSVFSGITLTKFGGIVVLFFSKSQIFQIFYFRMYLAMVVLGATHGLIFLPVLLSYIGPSVNKAKTHAAQERYRGTERERLLHF; this comes from the exons aaaaagacACTTTGTCTCGGAGTACACGCCAATTGACAGCAATATAGCTTTCTCTGTTAATTCTCGCCAAAACAGCG GTGAGGCGTCCTTTATTGAAAGACTCAGTGAGAGGTTTGAGAACTGTTTAAGGCTCACATTCATGTCCTGGGGGGCTTTCTGTGTTCGAAATCCACGGCCCGTTGTTCTTTTCTCTGTGGTCTTCGTTGCCATGTGCTGTTCAGGACTGATGTATATGAAAGTCACTACCAACCCTGTAGACCTCTGGTCAGCCCCAAGCAGCCAAGCTCGCAAGGAGAAGCAATACTTTGACACTCACTTCGGACCTTTCTTCCGTACTGAGCAGCTCATTATCCGAGCCCCACACAGTCAGCCACACATCTACTCACCATATCCGTCTGGAGATGATGTGCCTTTTGGGCCTCCGCTTGCCAAAGACATCCTTTATGAG GTGCTGGATTTGCAGAATGCTATTGAAAACTTAACTGCTTCTTATGAGAATGAGACTGTAATGCTGAAGGACATCTGCCTGGCTCCTCTTGCACCCTACAATAAAAACTGTACTATCCTGAGTGTGCTCAACTACTTTCAAAACAGTTACTCTGGTCTAAACCATTCAGTTGGTGATGAATTCTATGTCTTTGCTGATTACCACACTCACTTCTTGTACTGTGTCCG GGCCCCAGCATCTCTAAATGATACGAGCCTGCTTCATGATTCCTGTTTGGGAACGTTTGGTGGACCCGTCTTTCCGTGGCTAGTGTTAGGAGGATATGACG GTGACAACTACAATAATGCTACAGCCCTCGTTATTACCTTCCCTGTCCAAAATTACTACAATGAGACAGACAAGCTGATGAGAGCTCTGGCCTGGGAAAAAGA gTTTATCAACTTTGTGAAAAACTACCAGAATCCAAACTTAACCATTTCATTCTCTGCTGAACGGAGTATTGAAGATGAGATTAACCGTGAAAGTAGAAGTGATCTCAGTATTGTTGTTATCAGTTATGCTGTCATGTTTCTGTACATTTCAATAGCCCTGGGCCATATCAAAAGCTGCGAAAGATTTCTG GTGGATTCAAAAATTTCTCTGGGCATTGCAGGCATCCTGATTGTATTGAGTTCAATTGTATGTTCTCTGGGCATCTTCAGCTATTTTGGAATCCCACTTACGCTAATTGTTATTGAAGTCATTCCATTTTTGGTGCTGGCTGTTGGCGTAGACAACATCTTCATTATAGTTCAGACGTTTCAG AGAGATGAGCGTCTTCCAGGTGAAACTCTGGATAAGCAGATCGGCAGAATCCTAGGAGATGTGGCTCCTAGTATATTGCTCTCATCTTTTTCAGAGACGGTGGCATTTTTCTTAGGTAAAAAAT ggactTTGTCTACCATGCCTGCTGTCCGCACTTTCTCTCTTTTTGCTGGAATGGCTGTGTTCATAGACTTTCTTCTCCAGATTACCTGCTTTGTAAGTCTCTTGGGGTTGGACGTTAAGCGACAAGAG AAAAATCAAATGGATATTTTGTGTTGTATTAAATGTGGGGAAGAAGAAAGTAGAGCCCAGCACTCTGAGAGCCTCTTGTTCTTGTTTTTCAAAGACTTCTATTCTCCATATTTGCTGAAGGACTGGATGCGACCAATTGTG ATATCGCTGTTTGTGGGCATTTTGTCATTCAGTATAGCAGTTGTTCACAAAGTAGAGATTGGCTTGGATCAGTCTCTTTCAATGCCCGAT gacTCGTATGTATTGGATTACTTCAATTATCTCAGCAAATACCTGCATGCAGGTCCCCCTGTGTATTTTGTCCTAGAAGAAGGGCACAACTACAGCTCTTTGGTGGGGCAGAACATGGTATGTGGTGGAGTGGGATGTAATAACAATTCGCTCGTGCAGCAGATCTTCAGTGCAGCAGAGATTGACAACTA CACAAGAATAGGCTTTCCCCCGTCTTCATGGATTGATGATTATTTTGATTGGGTTAAACCACAATCTTCCTGCTGCAGAGTCTACAACTCTACTGGCCGGTTTTGCAATGCTTCTG TTGTCGATGTATCCTGCATACGTTGCCGTCCACTGACCCAAGAAGGCAAGCGGAGGCCGCAGGGAGAAGATTTCATGAAATTTTTGCCAATGTTCTTGTCTGATAACCCTAATCCTAAATGTGGAAAAGG AGGACATGCTGCATACAGTGCTGCAGTCAACTTCATTAACAATAATTCTGCTGTTGGAGCTACCTACTTTATGACATATCATACAGTGCTAAAAACCTCAGCTGACTTCATTGATGCCATGAAAAAAGCACGGCTCATAGCAGATAACATTACTGAAACCATGGGCATCAAAGAAAAGAATTACCGTGTGTTCCCTTACAG TGTGTTTTATGTCTTTTATGAACAATACATGACAATTGTATACGACTCCATCTTTAACCTTTGCATCTCCCTGGGATCGATATTCTTGGTGACGACTCTGTTGCTTGGCTTTGAAGTGTGGGCTGCTGTGATGGTATCCATTACCATTGCTATGATACTAGTCAACATGTTTGGAATTATGTGGCTTTGGGGCATAAACCTGAATGCTGTTTCATTGGTTAACCTTGTCATG AGCTGTGGTATCTCAGTGGAGTTCTGCAGTCATGTCACAAGAGCATTTACTGTTAGTACCAAGGGTAGCCGATTAGAGCGAGCAGAAGAAGCGCTCTCCCATATGGGCAGTTCT GTTTTCAGTGGTATCACTTTGACAAAATTTGGAGGAATAGTTGTGTTGTTCTTCTCCAAATCCCAAATCTTTCAGATCTTCTACTTCAGGATGTATCTAGCCATGGTGGTGCTTGGAGCTACACACGGATTAATATTTCTTCCTGTTCTGCTTAGTTACATAG GCCCATCAGTAAATAAAGCTAAAACTCATGCTGCACAAGAAAGATACCGAGGTACAGAACGAGAGAGACTCCTC